DNA from Candidatus Hydrogenedentota bacterium:
GCGGGCCATCTTGGCCAGCACGCGGGACAGGGTCTCTGGAATCGTTCCCAGGAGGCTCGCGAGTTGCACTTTCGACAGGTCGAGGAGGAGTTCGTCGCGGTCGTCCTGCCGTTCGCTGAGATAAAGGAGATGCGCGGCGAGGCGTCCGGGCACTTCTTTCAAGGAGAGACTTTCGATCAGGTTTGCGAACCGGTGAAGGCGGCGTGAAAGGTAGGCCAGCATGTTCAGCGCGAGCGAGGGGTGCCGTTCGACGATCGCCAGAAAAGCATGCCGGGGAAAGAACAGAGTTTTCGAGGCTTCCATGGCGTCGGCGTGGGCCGGAAATCGGTGTCCGGCGAACACGGCGGCCTCGCCAAAGGCATCGTGCGGCTCGATGACATGCAGGATCTGCTCCTTGCCTTCCGGTGAAAGTTTATAGACCTTGACCCGGCCCGACACAAGCACATAAAACCCCGCTGCGTCCGCTCCTTCGACGAAGATATTCTGGCCTTTCGCGTAGGTCTTCTCGATGGCGATATTGGCCAAGGTTTGGCATTGTTCCGGCCTCAGTCCGCGGAACAGCGGCACAACCGCGATTTGTTCGTTCAATGTCATGAGTGAAAGAGTACCTTGCCTTTCTTTTTCGCGAATCCAATCGCCATCGTACTCGAACGGCCGTGCGAATTTCAGCCTCATGCAAGGTTCGCGGGTTGATGTGCGAGGTATGAAGGGAAATTGACGGTTGGATTTTGGTTCTTGAAATCCTTGAGCCGTGGGCCTATTCGATATACGATTACGATTACGATTACGAGGACGGGCGCGAGCAGGAGCACGACACAGTTGGGGATTTGAGAATTTTGGGGGACTTGACCTAAGTCAAGGCAAAGATCTTGGACAGGGTGTACAGTACGGTCGTGGAACAGAGAACGCCCCGATGGCGGCGAACAGGATTCGCACCGACAAGGGCAGAGGTAAACAAACCCGCGGAAGGCGGGAAA
Protein-coding regions in this window:
- a CDS encoding Crp/Fnr family transcriptional regulator, translated to MTLNEQIAVVPLFRGLRPEQCQTLANIAIEKTYAKGQNIFVEGADAAGFYVLVSGRVKVYKLSPEGKEQILHVIEPHDAFGEAAVFAGHRFPAHADAMEASKTLFFPRHAFLAIVERHPSLALNMLAYLSRRLHRFANLIESLSLKEVPGRLAAHLLYLSERQDDRDELLLDLSKVQLASLLGTIPETLSRVLAKMAREGLIEVQEGRHIRLLDRESLEELATGERRLGAGM